The Paramisgurnus dabryanus chromosome 24, PD_genome_1.1, whole genome shotgun sequence genome contains the following window.
CGTCCGAAAAATTATGAATCTCCTTCTTTATGATTTTTCCAAATCCAGCAGGTACAACACAACGTGGAACCTTGACCTTTACTAAGTTAGCGAGATCGGTCTTCCAGTGCTCCCACTTTGGATTCAACGCATCAGGTAAGGGATCGTCCCAGCCCATGCCACTTCTGCATGTTTCTTGTAAAATAGCCTTTCCCTTCAGTACAAATGGCGAAAGAAACCCTAAGGGATCGAACAAGGAGGCCACAGTTGAAAGTATACCTCTTCGGGTTGCTGGTTGGTCCTTAAAATTAGCATGGAATATGAAGTTGTCATCATCCAGATGCCAATAAATGCCTAAGGCTCTTTCCAAAGGTTCGTTAGCGAGGGAAAGGTCAACAGTACTGACATCTGTTGCGCATTCAGAAGATGGTATGCTCTCTAAAACTTTCTTGTTGTTAGAGACAAACTTATGCAGCCTCAAACCTCCCAGACTACAAAGTTGACGTGCTTCTTGTGCCAACTGAATTCCTTTCTCTGCATTTTCTACACTGGAAACTCCATCATCCATGTAAAAGTCTCGCATAATGAACTGTGAGCCTAGGGAGTGTGAATGCTCACCCTTTTTTGCAAGATGCTTCAGTCCAAAGTTGGCACATCCTGGGGACGACGAGGCACCAAAAAGATGTACTCTCATTCGAAAGGTTTGAGGTGGCAAGTTGACATCTCCATTTTTCCACCAGAGGAATCGTAAGTAGTCTCGATCTGCTTTGTCGACATGGAACTGGTGAAACATTCTTTCGACATCACACATCAAGGCAACTGGATGCTGTCTGAACCGTAAAAGAATTCCAACCAGGCTATTCATCAGGTCAGGGCCTGTAAGCAGATGATCATTTAGGCTGGCTCCCTTGTATCTCGCAGAACAGTCGAAGACTATGCGAATTTTCCCAGGCTTCTTTGAGTGATACACCCCGTGATGCGGGATATACCATTTTTCTCCTTCCTTTCCTTCATCAAGATCTCCTTCAGCATCTCCGTTTTTTATTATCTCCTCCATGAACTTCACATAATGTTCTTTATACACTTCGTCCTTTTCGAATCTCCTCTTGAGATGTTGAAGTCTCACCACTGCAAGGGGTTTGTTATCTGGAAGAAAGGGTCTCTGTCTGAAAGGAAGGGGCATTTCCAAGTGATTGTCTTTGTTCATTTTGACATTTTCTTCTAGTCTGTTCAAGAACATGATGTCCTCTTGAGACACTGCCTTTGTGTTTTCATTAGTGTCTTTAAAATCTGACTCTAGTAATTTAATAAGATCTGCTGGTGTAACAGAAGGCATTTCCTTGATAGATACTCTGTGACATATGTTGACACCATTTACTGAATCATGATTCTTCAACGAAGGACCCACAATGCTCCATCCAAGATCTGTGCGAACAGCATATGGTTCGTTGTCTGCTCCAATGATCACTTCTCTGGGTGCTAGAGCTCTGGAACAGTTATATCCTATCAAGAGTCCAACCTCACAATCTTGAAGTGGGGGAATTTTATCTGTGAGAGCAGTGAGATGTTTCCAGTGTCTGGCAGTCTCATTGGTAGGGATGTGTGCACGATCCACAGGGATACATTGCTTTGTGTATGCAGGAGGAAGGTCTAGAACAATTGTAGAATTAAAGCCTCTGACTCTGAGACCAGACACTCTTTCACTTGATGTTAATGAATCTTTTCCTATCATAGTAGTGAGCCTAAGAGTAACTGGGCATGAGTTTACCTGTAGACCTTGACTTACTGCCTCTTCAATGAAGACTGAGTCACTTTGTGTGTCTAGAAGAGCATAAACAAGTTTCTCAGAGACTGGGTCCCTTTGTGAAGACAACCACACAGGTACAATCATTGAGGTTATGTTGGATGTGCAACCAGATCCTACGCTCAAAGACGTTGTTACAACTCTCTCAGGTGCATTTTCTGAGGCATTATTAGGAGAAGACTTCGACCTCATAACAAAGGTGTCATCGTGTAGGCATGTAGGATGTCTTCTTCTGCATGTATTACATGTATGTCTGTAGCGACACTCTCTGGCACCATGACCGGGCTTCAGACATCCATAGCACAGCTTATTGTCCTTAATGAACTGCCTTCGCTCTTCAAGAGATCTAACAGAGAATTTAGAACAATCATGAATTCGATGCTCTTCACTTTGACAGAACAGACAGGGTTTAATGACTTTATTAGACAACCTTGGATTCTCATGCTGTGTGACCATCTTTGTATGGAAGACATTAGCTTTATTCCTAACAAGCTTAGGGTTAGGTCTCTCTTTGTTGGCTTCAGAAGCATGAAGGGCAGAATAGGAAGTAATAGGGTTGCAGGCTATTTCAGCCTCTGCTGAGACAAATCTCGCAAAGTCATGAAAGGTTGGGAAATTTTGAGTCTCACTCAACGTTTGTGTGGCTTGACGATTCCAACGGGCAGCCGCCCAATCTGGAAGTTTGCAGACGAGTTTTCTGTTCTCTTCACAATCATTCAATATATCCAGTCCGTTTACGTGAGGCATAGCATCTGTACATGCATTTAAGAAATCTGAGAAATTTCTGAGCCCTTCAGCATCCTTGGTTTGTATCCTGGGCCAATTCGCAAGTTTTTCTCTGAATGCTCTTTGTATAATGAATGGCTGTCCATAACGATCTTGCAGTCTTTTCCATGCATCTTGGTAGGCTTCCTCATCGTTTCTGTAGAAGATGCCTTCTAAAGTCTTACGAGCAGGACCAGTGACATACCTTTTCAAGTAATACAATTTGTCTGCTGGAGAGATGTGCCTTTTGTCAATGAGTGATTGGAATGAAGTTTTCCACTCAACAAAATGAATGGGGTCACCACTGAAGATAGTAGGCTCTGGCATAGGAAGTCGGTTCAACATCATGCTATCTTGGACGGCCTGTGCTAGGTAAGACACATCAGCATTAGTTGGTGGTGATAACGCTATCTCATTCAGAATTGGTTTAGCTGAGGTTGCGCGTACAGGCTCTGTAATGTTTACATGTTGCTGCAGCTCACTGTTCTGATTACCAGAATGAATTGTTTCTTCTCTATCATAAACTTCTAGTCTTGCTCTAGCTGCTCTTACCTCCCTTACTGCTTGTAATGTTTGCAACTCACTTTTTTCAGCATTAAGTTCTTGCCTTTGCTTCTCTTCTAGAAGTTGAATTCTTTTCCTTTGCTCCCTTTCCTCAATCATAGCAGCGTATTCTGCTTCCTTAGCCGCAAGCTCTGCTGCTGCTTCAATTTGTTTTGCTCTTAGCGCGGAGTTCAATGAGGACTGACTTGGTTTGGAACTGATACGTGACACTGTGGAGCCATAAACAGAGCGAGCATAATCTCGAACTAGCAGTTCACGAAGACGCACCTTTACTGCTTCACTGTCAAAGTCTCCATCAACGCCTGAGATCCTCTCATAAGCCATCTTTACAATGTCCTTTGTCACCGCATCACAAGCATCAATCCGTCGTCTTATATCTGTGGAAGGAGTGACATCACTGCGGACCTTTATGTATGCATTCATTACTTTGTCTCTTTCACCTTCCATCGTATCTACAAGCATTGCTAATTCGCTCTCAGAGATGTCTGTTTTCAGCTGCTCTCTGGCCTTTCGAGCCTCAGCCTTCCACTGCTCATATGTTTGCATAAGCCTGCCTTCTGTCTTTTGAGACATCTCCATCTGATATGCAAGCATTTTTTCTGTTGGAATACGTTTGCGAACAGAACGGCGTATTTCATTTCCTTCTCCTTCTGAATGATCTTCTAGCTCATCATCTATAGCTTTACTTTGAGAAGGTTGCATTTCAACTGTTTCCATTTCCTTCACTGGAATGCATGGCTCTGATCCTTGGCTAGTCATCATTTACATCAGCATATAGAATAAATGAAGTAAAGCTCTTACTGTAGCAGCCCGGTTGAAATAAAGTTGACTCTTGCACTGATGTTTGCGTTTGACTCTTTTTTCCAGTTTTAATTTCCTTAAAATGCACCTTATTTCACTTCACATTGCCTTTTTTGAGTCCACAACACCGTAAGAGCTAAAACACACAATAACattcacaaataattaagatatatacaaaattaaagtaaataatATGATATTTAACAGCAAACTATCACATTTTAAAGATAACATCTAATATAGACAATATAAAATTACTTGTATAACAAGAAAATACTTATAAGCAAGCACAAAGACTATATTAACTGTTAAAGTGCTTAAATACACGTGACTGACCTTTGTGCCTCTTTCAACCAGgtactaaaataaaagaaggccaaaaacacaaaaatatccaaaaataaaccaaaataaactGTGTGCTACATTAATCAGGCAACTATAATTACTCTAAATTACTTTTTATCTGCTATAACTTTATATTTAATCGTTTTGACTCCGTGACCGTGTTGCTCCTTCTCTCCGTGCACGAGCGATCTCCACATGTGACCGATTTCCGCGCATGCTCGATCTTCGCGGCAATCTGTCTATCCgccatttcaaaataaaagtctctatAGGCTTAATAACTTTGCatgacaataaaacattttttaaaccagAATAAACACAACTAATATTTAGAAAACTTAAACTTATGCCCAGTATAGTGCATGTAGAGAAAATCTAAAAACTAAATAACTgggttatttacagcaataccacaacaccgtggtatttttgcttacgGTTATCATACTGCCAGAATCTCATTCCGGCCCATAATTGGACGCATAAAATTTTTGCCCCTCTTCTGTGAACGTGTTTTGCATGCCACTTCACAACCTGTTCACACTCTGTAAAAATAGGGAGAATCAAATAAACCTTCCTGCTGAATTGACACAGGAGCTacaaaacgaaagacattttgaaacaacaacaaaaaaaaaacatctggatgagcaaagagcaaaaacccaaattaacattggTAAGTTCACTGCTTTTCTGCAAGATGGAGACAGCTacaggtctgaaagggtcgttgcagtgtttcttttGGAAAGGTAGGTATGCAGTGTGATTCTATTTTGATGGATtcagattgtattttaatgaaaCTTGTTGCTTATGTAGTTTGTTTACGAATTAGTGTAATGATATTTATCTTTTCAAATTTCTAAACGTGCTGTATTTATTTCGgattaaaaaaagttgtttatgttggttattttggtaatgttattcactttgtcagTCTTACTGGTTAATGAGATAGGAGTGTGCTTCTGGTTGGTTCGTGTAGGCTAAAGTTAgtatttttcaaaatcaaataccCTGCCCTTTAAGATGCCAAGCATAAAATATTCACAATACAATCTTATTGACAtaaaacctgtcaaatgtctaaaaataaaacatctaaaCAATATTGTGTGGATGAGTAAACTGTTGTATCGGCAAAGAGTAATTTAATCTGGGGCttttaatatttagaaaatattaaggcAGTACCGGACTGTCGTCAATTACTCCTCACATAACCtaatgttatattaaaagtaCTATTTTGTGAAACACCATTCAGCCTAAAActacatacaaacacacttacCTTTAATAACTGAGAACTGatgttttttcaaatgcttgcttcTGCAGTGGACCACCACCATTCATGTTGAACTTtgaaattaatgaattttagTGAACTCTAAAATAGAAAAGACAATGTCGTTAACAGTTGCAGACTgaaatattttctgattttttgtGACCACATGAAAGACTGTGTTGACACCACaatgtctgattaatattgcatGTTTAGAGAATTTACCTGTCCAGCATTCTTCCGGCACGGTCTCTCAAGTTTCTCCCTCCAGTTTCGCACAGCTTTGACACCTGAATAGCACATGCATATGTCAGTAATTGTACAGTATTGTATGCTTCAGTGTACAAGTGTTTACAAACCTTAAAGGTTAATGCCCACTGACCTGCAAGTTTTCCCTCACTAACACAATAAAACTCTTTTTTCCAACAGACTGAAGGCCTGTAAGTTAAATCCATATGGAGGAATAGCTTTCCCCCACAATCTATCTCTGCATGCATAATTGTAAAGCACAACTGCCTACATTACTGTAAGGAACACAGTAACTTAGCTAAGTTACTGCTGTTACTAAAAAGCAGCCTACAAATCACTCATGTTGATCTTCAGTGTAATGTTACATAGACTCATTTACCTCCACTATTTTATTACATTGCAGGTTGTACTGTTTAGGTTTTATAAAACATGGGTTACTTACTACGTTACACTGTTAAGTAACCGGCAAGAATGTCGCGATTCcaacaacaaataaagtaaatcaattttaaacacatgtaaaataaaataataaaaaaaaacttacaagACCAAACGAGTGTGGTACATACTTTCCTCGTGGCTGCTCGCTGATGTTGTTGCTTTTCAAACAGCGGAAATCTTTCTCGTGAGATTTGGCCTCGTGTTTGTGTACTGCTGCCATCTAGCGGTTCGGAGTTGTAACTGGATTTTGTTTATCTTTGAAATACGGTCAAATAATGAATGTTATGCGTGACAGCAGATATTCAGATAAGATAAATTAAACCAAACATCTTAATTTCACTGGTGTCTTTGCATGCCtgataaaatatcataattcttgcaagttattttggcaaaaacaaaattttattaaattcaaggttattttgggctaaacatggtttgttcgtagtcggtctgctaaatagtggctatgtacgacggtgcataaaacactttaaagaaattaaacaaaccttgtaatcgctgttaactttgcttacaaTGACATAccatacatctcacaagttattttggcaaaaaccacatgtaattaaattaatggttatttctgggctaaacgtgggttattcgtagtcggtctatttgtaagctaaatagtggctaagtacagacggtgcataaaacactttaaagaaatgaaacaaaataccttaatcgctttgaactttgtttacatgattaaatatcatacatctcacaaatcattttggcaaaacaacatgtcattaaattaatggttatttctgggctaaacgtgggttattcgtagtcggtctatttgtaagctaaatagtggctaagtacagacggtgcataaaacacttta
Protein-coding sequences here:
- the LOC141281591 gene encoding uncharacterized protein, whose protein sequence is MMTSQGSEPCIPVKEMETVEMQPSQSKAIDDELEDHSEGEGNEIRRSVRKRIPTEKMLAYQMEMSQKTEGRLMQTYEQWKAEARKAREQLKTDISESELAMLVDTMEGERDKVMNAYIKVRSDVTPSTDIRRRIDACDAVTKDIVKMAYERISGVDGDFDSEAVKVRLRELLVRDYARSVYGSTVSRISSKPSQSSLNSALRAKQIEAAAELAAKEAEYAAMIEEREQRKRIQLLEEKQRQELNAEKSELQTLQAVREVRAARARLEVYDREETIHSGNQNSELQQHVNITEPVRATSAKPILNEIALSPPTNADVSYLAQAVQDSMMLNRLPMPEPTIFSGDPIHFVEWKTSFQSLIDKRHISPADKLYYLKRYVTGPARKTLEGIFYRNDEEAYQDAWKRLQDRYGQPFIIQRAFREKLANWPRIQTKDAEGLRNFSDFLNACTDAMPHVNGLDILNDCEENRKLVCKLPDWAAARWNRQATQTLSETQNFPTFHDFARFVSAEAEIACNPITSYSALHASEANKERPNPKLVRNKANVFHTKMVTQHENPRLSNKVIKPCLFCQSEEHRIHDCSKFSVRSLEERRQFIKDNKLCYGCLKPGHGARECRYRHTCNTCRRRHPTCLHDDTFVMRSKSSPNNASENAPERVVTTSLSGPSL